The following coding sequences lie in one Ignavibacteria bacterium genomic window:
- the tsaE gene encoding tRNA (adenosine(37)-N6)-threonylcarbamoyltransferase complex ATPase subunit type 1 TsaE: MEFPFAVNVSSEEQTASLAGEFSRTLKGGEVVALNGDLGAGKTSFIKYLLRNFEIHNVSSPTFAIVNEYEGSLKVNHFDFYRINKVEELYDIGFEEYLTREDTVTFIEWAELLPEVLPHRRIEINFVVNEDFSRDISFNKIS; encoded by the coding sequence GTGGAATTCCCTTTTGCAGTTAATGTTAGCTCTGAGGAACAAACGGCCAGTCTGGCAGGAGAATTTTCCCGCACACTAAAGGGCGGGGAAGTAGTGGCCTTAAACGGTGACCTTGGTGCCGGAAAAACATCCTTTATTAAATACCTTCTCCGTAACTTCGAAATTCATAACGTGAGCAGCCCTACTTTTGCAATTGTTAATGAATATGAAGGAAGCCTGAAGGTTAATCACTTTGATTTCTACAGGATCAATAAGGTCGAAGAGCTCTACGATATAGGCTTTGAGGAGTACCTGACGCGCGAGGATACTGTGACTTTTATCGAGTGGGCGGAGCTTCTGCCCGAGGTATTGCCGCACAGGAGGATAGAAATCAATTTTGTCGTAAATGAAGACTTCTCACGGGATATCAGTTTTAATAAGATATCCTGA
- a CDS encoding bifunctional response regulator/alkaline phosphatase family protein — MKKKILWVDDEIELLRSHIFFLTEKGYDVSTVTNGEDAVSEVKDNVYDLVFLDEMMAGIGGLQTLAEIKEINPNIPVVMITKSEEETLMHDAIGGKISDYLIKPVHPSQVLLVCKKILEGRKISGEYVAKDYLQDFNQISRTVMMGPDYDEWIEIYLKLVNWEMELDIHPEIGLRQTLIDQKKECNQEFSKFVERNYLKWINAKPGTETPTLTPSIANDFVINQLDDDKRPVFFFVLDCLRMDQWFGMEKYLADLFNIDRKYYYSILPTATPYARNSLFSGLYPAEIEKYYPSLWQSGNDDDERSCNKYEKELLQLLLDRKKVKLRNELKYIKIIDPEVGRNFEQNILSYQNNQLTAVVVNFLDMIAHGRSDSDLLKEIAPDEPAYRSLTNSWFAHSSLLSTFRSIARMKNARVIITTDHGSIRTLRGAKVLGDREASTNLRFKFGRNLKVDDKHAIYITNPDEYKLPKRGVTINYIIAKEDYYFVYPTDYHKYLSYYKDTFQHGGISMEEMILPIITMESKA; from the coding sequence ATGAAAAAGAAAATATTATGGGTTGACGATGAAATAGAGCTCCTGCGCTCTCACATTTTCTTCCTTACGGAAAAAGGTTACGATGTTTCAACCGTTACAAACGGGGAAGATGCAGTCTCTGAAGTAAAAGATAACGTTTATGACCTGGTATTTCTTGATGAAATGATGGCTGGCATTGGCGGGCTGCAGACACTGGCTGAAATTAAAGAGATAAACCCGAATATTCCGGTTGTAATGATAACCAAAAGCGAAGAAGAAACCCTGATGCATGATGCAATCGGCGGGAAAATCTCCGACTACCTGATAAAACCAGTACATCCAAGCCAGGTCCTCCTGGTTTGTAAGAAAATCCTCGAGGGAAGGAAAATCTCCGGCGAGTACGTCGCAAAGGATTATCTGCAGGACTTTAACCAGATATCCCGCACTGTGATGATGGGGCCTGATTATGATGAGTGGATTGAAATTTACCTCAAACTTGTAAACTGGGAGATGGAACTGGATATCCATCCCGAAATAGGATTAAGACAGACACTGATCGATCAGAAAAAAGAATGTAATCAGGAATTCAGCAAGTTCGTTGAAAGAAATTACCTCAAATGGATTAATGCTAAGCCCGGGACCGAAACACCCACACTGACCCCTTCAATTGCAAATGACTTCGTTATTAACCAGCTGGACGACGATAAACGCCCTGTGTTTTTCTTTGTCCTCGACTGCCTTAGAATGGACCAGTGGTTCGGAATGGAAAAATACCTGGCTGATCTGTTTAATATCGACAGGAAATATTATTATTCGATATTACCCACTGCTACGCCTTATGCAAGGAACTCTCTTTTCAGCGGCCTTTACCCGGCAGAAATTGAAAAGTATTACCCCAGCCTCTGGCAGTCGGGCAACGACGATGACGAACGCAGCTGCAATAAATATGAAAAGGAACTCCTGCAGCTCCTTTTGGACAGGAAAAAAGTTAAGCTCCGTAATGAGCTCAAATATATAAAAATTATTGATCCAGAGGTGGGACGAAACTTCGAGCAGAATATACTCTCTTACCAAAACAACCAGCTTACTGCCGTTGTGGTTAACTTCCTGGACATGATTGCCCACGGAAGATCGGATTCAGACCTGCTCAAGGAAATTGCTCCTGATGAACCTGCATACCGCTCGCTTACTAACAGCTGGTTTGCTCATTCATCTTTACTGTCTACTTTCCGCTCAATTGCCAGAATGAAAAATGCCAGGGTCATTATTACTACCGACCACGGCTCAATCAGGACACTCCGCGGGGCGAAGGTCTTAGGCGACAGGGAGGCTTCAACCAATCTCAGGTTCAAGTTCGGGCGCAATCTGAAGGTAGATGACAAACACGCAATATATATCACAAATCCGGATGAATATAAGCTCCCTAAAAGAGGTGTTACGATAAACTATATAATAGCCAAAGAGGATTATTATTTTGTCTATCCTACGGATTACCACAAATACCTGAGCTATTATAAAGATACTTTCCAGCACGGAGGTATCTCAATGGAAGAAATGATTTTACCTATAATTACTATGGAGAGTAAAGCGTAA